One window from the genome of Cryptomeria japonica chromosome 6, Sugi_1.0, whole genome shotgun sequence encodes:
- the LOC131876778 gene encoding G-type lectin S-receptor-like serine/threonine-protein kinase At2g19130, which produces MGEIREKFCLSLFFVSIMFIQLKSYGVVLEGRDILSLGASITGNQTLISKNGTFELGFFSPNGTNNWYIGIWYANIPEKTIVWVANRETPARNRCGVLKLSEEGDLGLFDATGASLWSVNVTKKPSQALILDSSNFVMLSNDNKSETVWQSFDYPVDTFLPGMRFGGQQKLVAWRSSLDPANGFFIYQVDPSGAKQLVLTWNNSVQYWASGIWDGNVFSQIPEMSNKALYNISVETANSGFYVTYTSIAIKNVLSRSVLVKSGGMQLYALLDDAKWTLLWSQPRDQCAVYGLCGAYGICNSNNLQFCSCVEGFTPKDTRAWYSRDSWSIGCVRQSPLNCGAENGSSDGFLELSVTFPDAYSASSYPVTTKEDCQKVCLLNCSCTAFTFNPSSGLCQICYGPLLNMHTSLPAKSNSNVFIRVAASAPPKTKKSSCFKNVTTIIVGALAVALGIFFIIIWQRHRQTLQLRSMERLADPSYSFLRMFSYMELKIATRNFRSKLVSGGFGTVFKGYLIDGTLVAVKKMEGSRQDEKQFRAEISSLGEIQHKNLVRLRGFCAEGSRRVLIYDYLPNGSLNSLLFSSNSKGKQKVLDWKNRFEIALGTARGLLYLHEECRDCIIHCDMKPENILLDNNFSPKLADFGLAKLLGRDFSRVLTTTRGTRGYLAPEWISGRPITPKVDVYSFGMTLLEIISGRRNLDLTVQDSSQYYFPAWTAAQIYNGNMIHIVQEGIAEERDIEELRRATIVGLLSIEKDEEVRPSMGQVVLMLEGKMQPQIPQIQRSALMDKQGDRSDTDSGSES; this is translated from the coding sequence ATGGGAGAAATCAGGGAAAAGTTCTGCTTAAGCCTGTTTTTTGTTTCTATAATGTTTATTCAACTGAAAAGTTATGGTGTCGTACTCGAGGGTAGAGATATTCTTTCCTTGGGCGCCTCCATTACTGGAAATCAGACACTAATCTCAAAGAATGGCACATTTGAATTGGGGTTCTTCAGTCCGAATGGAACCAATAACTGGTATATCGGCATCTGGTATGCCAATATCCCAGAGAAGACGATTGTTTGGGTGGCTAACAGGGAGACTCCTGCGAGAAACAGATGTGGCGTTTTGAAGCTGTCAGAAGAAGGTGATCTGGGACTGTTCGACGCAACGGGTGCATCTCTTTGGTCGGTGAATGTGACCAAGAAGCCTTCCCAGGCTTTGATATTAGATTCTAGTAATTTTGTAATGCTCAGTAATGACAATAAATCTGAAACTGTTTGGCAGAGTTTCGACTATCCTGTTGACACGTTTTTGCCAGGTATGAGGTTCGGTGGACAGCAAAAGCTAGTCGCTTGGAGAAGTTCATTGGATCCTGCTAATGGGTTTTTTATCTATCAGGTGGATCCATCTGGGGCCAAACAATTAGTACTAACATGGAACAATTCTGTACAGTATTGGGCAAGTGGAATATGGGACGGCAATGTTTTCAGTCAAATTCCAGAAATGTCAAACAAAGCCTTATACAATATCAGCGTTGAAACTGCCAACTCTGGTTTCTATGTCACATATACATCGATAGCTATCAAGAATGTGCTCTCACGTTCCGTCCTAGTTAAGTCTGGAGGAATGCAATTATATGCTCTGCTTGATGACGCTAAATGGACCCTCCTCTGGTCTCAACCGAGAGATCAATGTGCCGTATATGGTTTGTGCGGCGCTTACGGAATCTGCAACTCCAACAATCTTCAGTTCTGCAGCTGCGtggaaggcttcactcccaaagaCACTCGAGCTTGGTATTCGCGAGACTCGTGGTCAATTGGCTGTGTTCGACAGAGCCCGTTAAACTGCGGTGCCGAAAATGGCAGCAGCGACGGATTCCTGGAGCTCAGTGTCACGTTTCCTGACGCTTATTCCGCTTCCTCATACCCTGTAACCACAAAGGAAGATTGCCAGAAAGTCTGCCTCCTCAACTGCTCGTGCACTGCATTTACTTTCAATCCATCTTCAGGACTCTGCCAAATCTGTTACGGACCTTTGTTAAATATGCATACGTCTCTTCCAGCAAAAAGcaattcaaatgtttttattcgaGTAGCTGCCTCGGCACCTCCGAAGACTAAGAAATCCTCCTGCTTCAAAAACGTAACCACAATTATTGTTGGTGCTCTCGCCGTTGCATTGGGTATCTTTTTTATTATAATATGGCAGAGGCATCGGCAGACACTTCAGCTACGATCGATGGAAAGGCTTGCCGATCCCTCCTACTCTTTTCTTAGAATGTTTAGCTACATGGAGTTGAAGATTGCAACTAGGAATTTCAGGTCTAAGCTGGTGAGTGGAGGATTCGGCACGGTGTTCAAAGGATACCTAATAGACGGTACACTTGTCGCCGTAAAGAAGATGGAGGGTTCAAGACAAGATGAGAAACAATTCCGAGCAGAAATCAGTTCTCTTGGAGAAATACAACATAAGAATTTGGTCAGGCTTCGAGGGTTTTGCGCAGAAGGATCCAGAAGGGTTCTGATTTATGATTACCTGCCCAACGGCTCTCTGAATTCCTTGCTCTTCTCAAGTAATTCTAAAGGTAAACAGAAGGTACTCGACTGGAAGAACCGATTTGAGATCGCGTTAGGCACCGCAAGAGGATTACTTTATCTCCACGAAGAATGCAGAGATTGCATCATTCACTGCGATATGAAGCCAGAAAATATTCTTCTGGACAATAACTTTTCACCCAAGTTGGCCGACTTCGGGTTGGCAAAGCTTTTGGGTAGAGATTTCAGCCGCGTCCTGACAACAACGAGAGGAACGAGAGGGTATTTGGCTCCAGAGTGGATCTCCGGTCGTCCCATCACTCCCAAGGTTGATGTATACAGTTTTGGTATGACTCTCCTGGAAATCATTTCCGGGCGAAGGAATCTTGATTTAACTGTGCAAGATTCCAGTCAGTATTACTTTCCAGCGTGGACTGCAGCACAAATTTATAATGGGAACATGATTCATATTGTGCAGGAGGGTATTGCAGAGGAGAGAGATATTGAAGAGTTGAGAAGAGCAACTATTGTAGGGTTGTTAAGCATTGAAAAGGATGAGGAGGTGAGGCCAAGCATGGGGCAAGTGGTCCTAATGCTGGAAG